Proteins from one Setaria italica strain Yugu1 chromosome V, Setaria_italica_v2.0, whole genome shotgun sequence genomic window:
- the LOC101756657 gene encoding uncharacterized protein LOC101756657 encodes MLARRAGMAQQLCLAAAVALALALALSCGVASAAVPPAPLPKPPVKGRGKLVTLTTKNFGHKRNYQVTCVDKDNPGGCYVGCPKRCPNQCIVFCANCLSFCECDIFPGTSCGDPRFTGGDGNTFYFHGKKDDNFCIVTDSDLHINAHFIGNHNPDLKRDFTWVQALGVTFGAGHRLYVGARRVVEWDEDEDHIQITLDGEPVDIDAVRNARWESNKQALPGLSVTRMKDVNTVAVELDGVFRISANAVPITEEDDRIHKYGKTGRDSLVHLDLGFQFHNLTRDVDGVLGQTYRPGYVTKLDIRKKMPIMGGAPKYRSSGLFTTDCAVSRFRRGGVAGGGVTTFAS; translated from the exons ATGCTGGCGAGGCGCGCGGGCATGGCTCAGCAGCTgtgcctggcggcggcggtggcgctggcgctggcgcttGCGCTGTCGTGCGGCGtggcctcggcggcggtgccTCCGGCTCCGCTTCCGAAGCCGCCGGTGAAAGGCCGCGGCAAGTTGGTGACCCTGACTACCAAGAACTTTGGGCACAAGCGCAACTACCAGGTGACGTGCGTGGACAAGGACAACCCGGGCGGCTGCTACGTCGGCTGCCCTAAGCGATGCCCCAACCAGTGCATCGTCTTCTGTGCCAACTGCCTCAGCTTCTGCG AGTGCGACATCTTCCCGGGCACTTCCTGCGGCGACCCTCGCttcaccggcggcgacggcaacaCCTTCTACTTCCACGGCAAGAAGGACGACAACTTCTGCATCGTCACCGACTCCGACCTCCACATCAACGCCCATTTCATCGGCAACCACAACCCCGACCTGAAGCGCGACTTCACGTGGGTGCAGGCCCTGGGCgtcaccttcggcgccggccaccgcctcTACGTCGGCGCCCGCAGGGTCGTCGAAtgggacgaggacgaggaccaCATCCAGATCACCTTGGACGGCGAGCCCGTCGACATCGACGCCGTCAGGAACGCCCGCTGGGAGTCCAACAAGCAGGCCCTGCCCGGCCTGTCGGTCACTCGCATGAAGGACGTGAACACCGTGGCCGTGGAGCTCGACGGCGTGTTCAGGATCTCGGCCAACGCCGTGCCCATCACCGAGGAGGACGACCGGATCCACAAGTACGGCAAGACGGGGCGCGACAGCCTGGTGCACCTGGACCTGGGCTTCCAGTTCCACAACCTCACGAGGGACGTGGACGGCGTGCTGGGGCAGACCTACCGCCCTGGCTACGTGACCAAGCTGGACATCAGGAAGAAGATGCCCATCATGGGCGGCGCACCAAAGTACCGGTCGTCGGGTCTCTTCACCACGGACTGCGCCGTCTCCAGgttccgccgcggcggcgttgcCGGCGGTGGGGTCACCACATTCGCCTCTTAA
- the LOC101757072 gene encoding uncharacterized protein LOC101757072 yields the protein MASTTVMRLVLVMVCLAAFAVVQSASQAPRLAVATPSKNKNTQHKCTNTRTNKTTCTASCNNRCPHKCLIHCPSCKTFCLCDFYPGVSCGDPRFTGADGNNFYFHGKKDQDFCILSDANLHINAHFIGKRNPAMSRDFTWIQALGIRFAHHRLYVGAARTAKWDAAADHLTIAFDDEDVELPRSVGARWAPPTAPALSVTRTAQVNTVVVELRGVFRIMANVVPITAEDSRIHNYGVTDDDSLAHLDLGFKFHDLTDDVHGVLGQTYRPDYVNKLDVKSNMPVMGGAPDYLSSDLFSTDCAVARFGRRPATIGGGPAIEMVTGTE from the exons ATGGCGTCGACGACGGTGATGCGGCTGGTGCTGGTCATGGTGTGCTTGGCGGCGTTTGCCGTCGTGCAGTCGGCTTCACAGGCGCCGCGCTTGGCGGTGGCCACCCCGTCGAAGAATAAGAACACGCAGCACAAGTGCACCAACACCAGGACTAACAAGACCACCTGCACGGCCAGCTGCAACAACCGATGCCCTCACAAGTGCCTCATCCATTGCCCAAGCTGCAAGACATTCTGCC TGTGCGACTTCTACCCCGGCGTCTCCTGCGGCGACCCTCGCTTCACCGGCGCCGACGGCAACAACTTCTACTTCCACGGCAAGAAGGACCAGGACTTCTGCATCCTCTCCGACGCCAACCTACACATCAACGCCCACTTCATCGGCAAGCGCAACCCCGCCATGAGCCGCGACTTCACCTGGATCCAGGCCCTCGGCATCCGCTTCGCCCACCACCGCCTCTACGTCGGCGCCGCCAGGACCGCCAAgtgggacgccgccgccgaccacctcACCATCGCCTtcgacgacgaggacgtcgAGCTGCCCCGCTCCGTCGGCGCCAGGTGGGCACCccccaccgcgccggcgctctCCGTCACCAGGACCGCGCAGGTCAacaccgtcgtcgtcgagcTCAGGGGCGTCTTCCGCATCATGGCCAACGTCGTGCCCATCACCGCTGAGGACTCGCGGATCCACAACTACGGCGTCACCGACGACGACAGCCTCGCGCACCTCGACCTGGGCTTCAAGTTCCACGACCTCACCGACGACGTCCACGGCGTCCTCGGCCAGACCTACCGCCCTGACTACGTCAACAAGCTCGACGTCAAGTCCAACATGCCGGTCATGGGCGGCGCGCCGGACTACCTCTCCTCCGATCTCTTCTCCACGGACTGCGCCGTCGCACGgttcggccgccgccccgcaaCCATCGGAGGAGGACCGGCCATTGAGATGGTCACCGGCACGGAATAA
- the LOC101779109 gene encoding L10-interacting MYB domain-containing protein-like: MVAGAWPGGAATAAGQPPAQQPAIPAAAGLAAGAWPGIPGAWPGVPSAGPSASQASGIPNAAMPGGWPEWWAGAAAAALGPDWLRADPQQETASQEVGGNDERLPVRVTSGPVRSSSTRRRGTRAPRPPPAARTATAPASVDVDLTDPSLADWCDENNRIVCEIFADEVLKGNRSSTHLSKTGYKNVIARFKERTGIEYTRKQFKNKWDKSKQDYGIWKQLKNKETGIGWDETGKNIVMSEAWWKKTAKDIKGSTRFKLKGLQNEEQLSIMFEDLRNTGDEHWSASSGIAPSSANLSRESSPIPIDDEDEADKVDSDSEPEEVTPRSVHGSKRGRGASNIKGKKPKTSTGHWFQEQMGKIVEMNERTTASCESIARREDTSGCSIQDVMTLVKNCGALPSTNEHFVASLVFTKRAEREMFMTLDTPEERFDWLKRKYEWMTRNDVPK, from the exons ATGGTGGCGGGCGCATGGCCTGGAGGCGCAGCAACCGCGGCGGGCCAGCCACCGGCGCAGCAACCGGCCATCCCAGCCGCGGCgggcctggccgccggcgcgtgGCCCGGCATCCCCGGCGCATGGCCCGGCGTCCCCAGCGCGGGGCCATCAGCTTCCCAGGCCTCCGGCATCCCCAACGCCGCCATGCCCGGAGGATGGCCGGAGTGGTgggccggagcagcggcggcggctctaggGCCGGATTGGCTCCGTGCCGATCCTCAACAGGAGACAGCTTCACAGGAGGTTGGAGGCAATGACGAGCGGCTGCCGGTTCGGGTCACCTCTGGTCCAGTTCGGAGCTCCTCAACTCGTCGGCGAGGTACCCGCGCACCTaggccaccaccggcggctAGGACAGCTACTGCTCCTGCATCTGTGGACGTCGACCTCACCGATCCAAG CTTGGCTGATTGGTGTGATGAGAACAATAGGATAGTTTGTGagatttttgctgatgaagtTTTAAAAGGAAATAGATCAAGTACTCATTTGAGTAAGACCGGGTACAAGAATGTGATAGCAAGGTTTAAAGAGAGGACTGGGATTGAGTACACTAGAAAGCAATTCAAGAATAAATGGGATAAGTCGAAGCAAGATTATGGTATTTGGAAGCAGTTGAAAAATAAGGAGACTGGGATTGGATGGGATGAAACTGGGAAGAATATTGTAATGTCAGAGGCATGGTGGAAGAAAACAGCAAAA GATATAAAGGGCTCTACCAGATTCAAGCTGAAAGGACTACAAAATGAAGAACAGCTAAGCATTATGTTTGAAGACCTCAGAAATACTGGTGATGAACATTGGTCCGCTTCTAGTGGTATAGCACCTTCTTCAGCAAACTTGTCTCGTGAAAGCTCTCCAATTCCtattgatgatgaagatgaagcagaCAAAGTGGATTCGGACAGTGAGCCGGAGGAGGTGACACCTAGGAGTGTGCATGGTTCAAAGAGAGGTCGAGGGGCTAGTAACATCAAGGGAAAGAAACCCAAGACAAGTACAGGGCATTGGTTTCAGGAACAAATGGGCAAGATTGTGGAGATGAATGAGAGGACAACTGCATCTTGTGAATCTATTGCAAGGAGGGAGGATACATCTGGTTGTTCCATCCAGGATGTCATGACTTTGGTCAAGAATTGTGGGGCTCTTCCCTCGACGAATGAACATTTTGTTGCATCTCTAGTTTTTACCAAGAGGGCTGAACGAGAGATGTTTATGACTTTGGATACACCTGAGGAGAGGTTTGATTGGCTGAAGAGGAAGTATGAATGGATGACTAGAAATGATGTGCCTAAGTAG